The genomic interval ATGAAAATCAAGCTACTGCCATGTCCACTGAAAATTTAAAGCAACTTTATTTGCATGTGGTATATTTATAGCAATAAGTTTCATTTACATTTTACTATTAGAGCCATgctttataattaaaataataaataataaaatataataaacagtTTAGTCTAGTTTGTAATTTTCAACAGATTTCAGTTAGTTGTCAGTTGTTTTTTATTGGTTAATTATGTGGTAGCATCTAATAAAATTTCCTGTTTCTATGTTACTCCATTGCTTGTTTTTAATTCTGAGTATCTGTGTAATGATGATGTGATTTTTTCCCCCAATTTCAGGTTGTTTTGATGAGAAGTGACTCAGTAGCTGAAAGGGCCTCCTGCCACAGAACCAATTGGTTTTTGCATAGAGTAAATTGGCCAGCTAAGTTGTagcttttttatatttgattgttGATCATTCCAAAGGAGCATAAGttgtaaatagataaaatttgatttgattgattcaGGTGAtaatgttttttgtttatttgaaatgacAAATAAGTTTGGAATGTAGATACTTGTACATATAACAACCTTTCTTTCATGGAATCATTAGGCTTTTTATTGTTCTGTGAGGTTAGTTGTGTGATTTgctattttataatttctttgtgTGTTGGCATAGTCAGAACTTCTATCACATTGCAAGAGTTAATTGGTATATAACAAGATGAGCACAACAGTTGTTTAAGGCTTTGTATATTGATTGGCTTTTGCTTCATTGTTGTGTGAAAATTTATCTTGTAGGTTTTGGTCAGGTTTAAACTTGAGTAGAATGTTATCTATTAAATTCACAGGATGTATGTTCAGGAAATGAAGAACGTCTTAAATTGACATGTGAAGCATCCAACCTGGTTTGTCAAGTTGAAGATGGAATattattgtattgtatttttgagttttgcTGTCTATTTATGTATTGTTGATTGAGGAGCTTAATACTCTTTTTCCATTGTTGTTTTCTCTTATTATGTTAGCTTCATACTTCTGAAACATTGTGCGACCTCCTATTGCACAAATAATGTTCATTCAATTACACTTGTTACATATGAACTCTTCTTTAGataaatttgttgtttgatCACTTTCAAAATAttcgattatatatatatatatatatattcattttcatatttgtaTTGTCCAATGCTGACCGTAGATGTTGCTTGACATATGATCTAAGGCATTAAGTTGATTATATATCATAGTTAGTAGGAAGTATGAAGACCATATTGAATATTgtgaatttattttgttaaaggaaaaaaaaccggGGCTGTAGTGTTGAATGATTTGAAAGTTACAGAAAGGCAAAAAGACTAATGGGGTTATAGGGGGAAAAACTCTGCCTTggtcttttaaatttttcttttttccttttttttcatatatagaTCAGAGCAAATCATGGCCACTCTAATTTGTTCTATTCAAGTTACACAAGCTCAAGCTCAAGTCCTGTagctcaaaaaaaaattttggttcaAGTTAGCTATGTAGTTTGACATTAAAATCAAGTTGgttgatttttgaaaattcaagtgTATCTTGATTTATTTCAAAACTAAAACCACAACTGTCACTTGATTTTTGCTCTTAAtgataaacaatataaattatgtaatatttttaatgtaatgatatattatatggTGATATACTGatattatatatcataaaaGTTATGCCAGGAAAGAACTTATAGGTCCCTGTGAATATTAGTTATGGTAAAGGAGGACTCTGATAAAGTCAACCACAGTTATTGTCCttggttatttaattttttttaaaagtaattattttttttttttatgaaatgatgATTTTACCTATCTCTTTCATCcgctatttttttctctattttttcacCCGTGAGCTCGTCTTGTGCTCACCTGACCTCGCCAAAGGTTTTGGGGTCAGGATGAACCGCTTGGCGAGCCTTGTCGGGTGGGCTTTCCCAACCTTGTCCAAGCACTTTTGTTGTTGAGTGAGCTCAGCCGGCCACGAGTTATGaggaaatgaaaaattaaaaaaaaaatacctaagGGGTAAAAGAGTAAATTCGAAAAATGGGGATGTATAAGGTATTTTCCTTAGAATACTAGGGTTTATCAAGTAAGGGCGAATTTATAGGTGCCTAGATGTCTTTTGAAAATTAACAAGGCTCTTTAGGTCATTTTCccaaattagaattttttatgtattgCAAGCTATCAAGTGCTGTTTTCTGTCATGCCCGCTCAGCTCAAAACTTTAGCTCAAAAATGATTTTGAGATTAAAACCAACCTTCAAAGCTTAcaattttaaactaaattttagCTTTTACAAAGTTTAACATTGGCGTCTGTTTATGTATTGTTCATACATAAATAGAATTCAAAACTGACAACTACAGACAATTTGAAGAGGAATAAAACAGACAGTAAATGTCAGGATTAACTACCATCATGCATCAAAGGATTAAATTAAAGACTTCATGAATATTGTATATCCAAAGTCACAACCTAATTCATCCCCAGATCAAAACATGAAAACAGAACAAATGCACCACCAGTTTTGATCATTCAATTTCATCTTAATCCTATAGACAACCACCACATAGCTCAAAAATGCAGATTATCTGTCAATGTCGGTCCTGAATAATATACAATCCTCCAAACATTGACATTGACTAAATGATTCATTAATGTGCATTGACAAACAATAACTTACAATGCCTTCTTTCTAAAACATCTTGTCTTATGATGCATTTTATCAGCAAAAGAAATCCAAGTCATCACGCAAGAACATAACTTGAACATAGTGTTAAAAAAGACGTTTCTTGGATCCCATCATAAATATCCAATTGAATAGTCAATTAGTTTAACAAAACAAGAGGGTTCATTGAAGTTATGGCGAGAATTCTGAAGTTAAATGCACGCAGAAACAAAATGAGAGAGAATTGAACTGgtccatgaaagaaaataaatataataaagacTTTGATTTGGAAATGATATGCGAAGTGAAAATGACAGCAGCGATATGAAATGTCTTCTATATCACAAACAATACTTGTGGCCCAAAATTATGCACCTCACAAAGAAATCAAGCTGCTTCATTGAATTTTCCTTCCAATTAGGCATTGCAGCAGAGCACGCTTCTCTTGTGGATGTCAAATGTTGAAGATTTCAGCAATTTCAGATATATTCAGCCTGAGTTCAGACATGAGACAGGTTTGTTATCAGTCTTTCTTGTTAATTGTTATATCACAAACCAAACTTGCAGTCCAATCTCAAATGCTTTATAGAATTCTTTTCCCAACACAGGCATTATTCATTGTTAAATTGTCTATAACACAGCTGATAACCTACAAGGAGTAGAATCAGagcaacaaagaagaagaaagcaatatGCCGATCAAGAAAAAGCAGTCAAATGAAGGAGATAACAGCATCCGTTTGCAGATCATCCCACAACCCAGTGAAGCCAGTACCAAGCTCAATGGCTCTGGTGGCTCGTTCTTTGAACCTCGAGCAGAAGGCAGCAATAGGAGCAATCCGACATCAACTGAGCCTAGAGCAGCTGATAGCCAATACAGGAATTTCTGGGACAAAGCTCCTGAGAAGAAGCTGACTCTCTTTGCTCTTCGCTTGGCAGTCCTTGAAAAGGCAGCCAGTGGCTTGGGAGCTCTCGGATTCATATGGGCAACTGTAGTTCTCCTAGGCGGATTTGCTACCTCCATGGTGAACAAAGATTTCTGGTTTGTTACTGTGATCCTATTTACTGAGGGTGCTAGAATTTTTAGCCGAAGCCACGAGCTTGAGTTGCAGCATCAGACAACGTGGACAATTGCCGATGCTGGAAAGCACAGTCTTCGAGCAATTGCATCCAGCTCCCGGTTCTTTATGCGAGTAATCAAAGCCATCTTTCAGCAATTATCAGCAATCAAATCAGAAAACCAACTACAGAAACATATCACTGATGATATCCAAATGATTGCCCATACTCCTGTTCTTCCTCATACTGGACAACAAACATGGATATCTTCCGATGTTACACTGATGTTGTATACTAATTGGGTCGTCTTATCCAAAAATATCAGCAGGGTGTTGTACTGGCTTCAGCTTCTATCTGCCGTTGCTTGTATGACTCTCTCATTGATGCGTCTGGTTCAACAAAACTACGGAGAGGACCAGCCTGGAACTGAGAATCGGAAACCAGCACTCAATCTCTTTTATGGCTTAGCATTGGCTGAAGCTCTCATGTTCTTGCTAGAAAAAGCATATTGGGAATGGACGATCAGCATCTGCAAGTTGCTTGAACAAGTTAAGCAGGAATGCGAATTTGGAACCGCAGATATAGGTATAGTGCCAATCAAGCGTTTCTTGTATGATGCATATTCAAGTTGCATCAATGGTAGTGTTTTTGATGGCTTGAAGATGGACCTTGTTTCTTTTGCTGGGGAGCTCTTGGATTCAGATTTCCATGATGAGCAGTTAATAGGGCTTCAGATACTGCAGAAGTTTGCAAAAAGTGACCGATTTTCAAGCGACACACTACGGAAGATAGGGACTTCAACTTCAATGATGGAGAGGCTAATTGATATGCTGAGTTGGAAGAACCCAGCTAAAGAGAAGATCAGAAGGTTAGCAGCTGAGATTGTGTCAAAGCTTGCAGGGAAGAAGCAGAATGCACTTCGTGTCGCAGGAATTCCAGCTTCGATGGAGTGCGTCTCTTCACTGTTATACACTGGTCGGAAATTAGACAACAAGCCTTATGAAATCTGGGGAAGGGACATTGTTGCAGACCAAACAAACTACGAGTTCTCTGCCTTCAATTTGTTGGGTTTACTGATATTGAAAAAGCTTGCCAATGATCATGAGAATTGCTGGAGAATTGGGAACACCAGAGGGCTTCTGGCAAAGATTATAGACTTCACAAGTACCGGGGAGCAACTCCTAAGAAATGACCATGCGACAGAATCTCAGATCAAAGCAGTGAAGAGGTCGCTGCAAGTTGCAAAGAAGCTGGTGAGCACAACTGGTGAGACTGGGAAGATGCTTCGACGAGAGATATCAAACATTGTTTTCACAGTAAGCAACATTAGAGACATCCTGGAGTATGGGGAAAATCATATGTTGCTGCAAATGCAAGGAATTGAGATGCTAACTAGTCTGGCAATGGACCAGGATGCAAGAGAGAAGATTGGAAGTACTGGGGGGATAATCAGATTGcttctttcaatatttttcaagCCAAGGTTAACacagaaagaaaataaattgtgTGTGGAAGCTGGTGAAACACTGGCATTGTTAACACTGGAGAGCATGCAGAATAGCAAACATATTCTGAATGAAAAGGGTGTTGTAGATCAGTTAGTTGATTTGCTAACAGACCCGGTACTCCAAATTAATTCATCCAGGATACTGAGGAACTTGTGCGCTTATTCGGGATCGGAAAACTTCTTCTGCTTGCGGGGAGTAACTGTTGCGGCACCAACTGTAAGTCTTTTTCCAAAAGTTTTTACAACAGTAATAGTAATCAtctgatattatttctttttatactaGAATGAAAACATTGATGCAAGTATCCAATGAAGAAGAGAACCAACCAAGTTTAAGTCTAGAAATCACAACTATTGTGAGGAAAATTATGGTCCTCTGTCCTACAAAAATCATCAGGTAATAGAATGCAGGTTAAGTAGAACTTAGAGATCCCTTTATTTGCAAGCAAGAGTTCTAATTTGAGATAAAATGCCTGAAACATACCCAATACGTTactgttttatttgaatatatctGGCGTGTTCTTAAGCTAAACTAAATCATTGAATTTAATCTATTGCCAAATGCCATGACTTATATATTCTGAATGATAGCAAGCATATGCAAGTCCAATTGTCCAATGCAAAAAATTTAAAGCACAACAGGTAAGATAACAAGGCTCATTGATCATTTTTGGACATGATATTGAAAAACAATCACATAACCACTGTAATTTCTATAATAAATGAAAGCAGTAACATGGCTGCTTTTTGCCCAAAGTGAACCATGTGCTCTATTCTGTAAGTAGTAAACTCTAGAAAAAAAAGTAACTTGGTCTTTCTTTTCCTGCAGGTGCTGCACTCTATCATGGTGGAAGACGGAAAACTCCTCCAAGAATCTATTGGGCTCACAATGCAGATCTTCAGATTCATGACTCCTGAAGAACAAGATAAAGAACTAAAAAGAGCTTGCATTAGCGCAACAAACTTTGCAAAGAAACTATTAGAGATACTGGAAAAATACAATGCCCCATGCGTAAAGGTTCCGAGGATAAGGAGATTTGTCATAGAGCTGGTaatttggttgatgaaatcACATGAGAAATATAGACAGTTATTCAGGAAGTTTGAAATGGACAGAGCAATCAAGAGTGTGGCTGAAACCACATCGGAGTTAGAATGCTTCCCTGTCTTTTCCGGTAGCATTGGACTCAACAGACATGATATAAGTCTGTCTTCTCTTGCTGATGTGGCTTTAGAGCTGCTAATGAATATGAAAAGTAAGATATGAAGCGAAAAAATCAACGAGAGCATCGAAATTGATCTGGTGTTGAGCACTTGATGAGAGCTGCATAAATAAGGTGCTTAAACAATAGCATAGAAGCTGATAGACAACCAAGAAATCTGAATTCATTTTTAAGAGCCCAGTTGtagaatatatataaaggtaTGTGTATATCTTGTTCATTTGTGCTCATTGTGGCACTTTCTATTGTTTGGATTTTGAGAGAAAACCTGTATAGTTTGATAATGATCCTCTATACAAAGTTCATAGTGACAAGTATTTTGTCTATAATAATTGCGACATTCTTCTACAAAATTATGGTTAGCACGCTCacagaaaagaaagaacaataagtaacaaaaacatagggttaATTGGAGAATGCATGTATTGTGatccttttaaaattttgcaaaaataagAGCCAACTAGAAAAGGATTAATGCAGTTTGATTGCACCACTTATTTAGTCAATATGCATATGTTGAGATTTTGGATGAAGCAAAAATGATCTCCATCtctataaaataattagaaaaatttgtTATGATAACCGATATGGACTCATTAGTTATTTGATGTGCAAACAATTAGGAAATAATGAATTAGGAGGTTTTAAGATGAGAAAATTCCAGCAACTCAAGAAAAGTATAAGTCAGGTGAACACTTCATTCTATATTCACTTAAAGAatagtggaaaaaaaaaaatcttagttCAAACTAGAAGTTTGAGGAATATATTATTATGCATGTAGATTGCCAGCTATAGTAAAACTATAAGTACTCCTGGGAGGAGCAACCAATTACCTGGGTCTTTTGCAGAAGTGTTTTGATGTCTTTTTCAGAAGCTAGAAAATGGTGTTTCTCACATAAGCTTGAAAAGAACTTCAAAAAGACATAAGTTAAGCACTTATTTTAGTGGGCCCTCAGGGTTTTTAAGAGAAGCATTAAGTTTTTAGCTCATTTAGTGTTTATTTAGAAAGTTTAGCattttttgggggaaaaatgAATTCAAATAGACAAGATTACCGGTTGGCCAACTACAAGTTCAAATGAAAGTGATAGTCATCGTCCATTGAAATTAGATTCTAGTAAATGGAGTAATAAGGTATGACTTTTCTTAAAGTCAAAATCAATCAagtaatttacaattttttttttctaacagtGGAAAAAAACTATTAGTTACTGTAGTTTGATACGTGCATAATCTACTTTAACTAGACACGTtgcaaatatatcaaattaataaataaaccaagATCTAATGCCATGTTatatgcaaaccaaacatattatttttgtttgatgcAACCCAAAAGTTTTATTAGTTACAATAAGAAACCCAAACATAGTGCCAACAAAAGCCACAAAACAATAAGGCTTGTGCTTTAGGGTCTCTTAGGCTCTGGCTTTTCCTAAGGCTCCCAATTCTCTTGTCGTAGTCAAATCCCTTTGCTCCTACACAATATATTTGGAATTTGGAAAGACACAGTATATGTGGAAAGGGTTGTAAAATTTGGCCAATTGAATTCATTCCAAATTTTTTAAGCATTAATTGTCTACTTAAGTACTTTCTcggaattttttatttgtcatattttagagtttttttaaatcttttttatttgttcatttagaaaatttataaaatataaaatattattttttaaaatttatcttttatatttagtaTACTTTTACAATCgtcaataaatcatatttaactaCACATTTTATcaagttatattttaaataaaggtaatattggaaagtaaatataatttttttataaatcttaggttatcaactaattttaaccgattttttttttgtaatttatgtaaattaattaaaatagacaagtaaaaagaatggaaagaaatataaaatatcatagAAAAAGGGAAACTTACTGTTGCATTATTATCCATAAAGTCCATACAAAATCCAACTTGATAGTATTTGCTTAATTTATTGCTATTTCAAACAACTTAAACAAAACCTCTATTTAAAGGTAtaacatgatattttttttttcttaaaactctcatattacattgatatttcttttttaactaCTGTTAATTTGAATCAACATATTTCATAAATTGTAACCAATCTCAGGTGTGCATTAGTAGAGAAACAAATTTATGTTTccagttttattttattttaggctatttttgattgccctttttttccctggaaaaattttctacgagtcattttccagctaaataggttgtttgtttgccaaaatttttagtggaaaatttttccacaaactttGTCAGTGACCCTATTTTCCCTCAAATTAGTAGAAAATTTTTCCTGCTTTCACCCTGGGAAAAGTTTTCCAAGGGAAAACGTAAGgggctatgtgaaaaataacgtgcgattaaaatatttacaataactttttttaaaaaaatttaaaagaaaagttttttttttctttcaaatttttttaaataatagataaattatataatttgataatattttaaataaatttatccagattagtgaacagatcccgcgatggtttgatggtaagattcaattctacttaaaataacttttcttttaaaaatttaaaagaaaagttttttcttttcttttaaattaaaaaaaaagataaattatataacttgataatattttaaataaatttatttagatcagtgaacagatcccgcggcattttgatggtaagattcaattccacgtagcgctgcttataattttaataattttttaaaaaatttccatggaaaatgtgactttttccaaggaaaattgatgcaatcaaacaacaaatgaagtTTTTTCCATGAATAATGTTTCATTTTCCGTGAAAAATAAgatcaatcaaacaacaaaatctgaattttctatggaaattttttgattttctagctagaaaataatgccaatcaaacgactatttttttttcccatgtaaaatttttttttccagctATTTTCCATGTTGGCAATCAAACAGAGCCTTAAtgtttctttataatttaaattttcttatttttttactatatcaAATTGTTGATtggttttatttacttttagtGATAGTGGAAGATAAGTGCTATTTCAATTAGGTAATTTTCCCCccattttatttgatataatagtttttatttttatttttttgtttttaataaaacatctacttaaaaatatgaatattgatatgagaaacaacaaagaaagagtAGACTAGTTAATTTGATCTTAAAAAGGCATGCTTGATAAATTTGTTACTagtaataaacaaaatattacatgtgattaaaattttaaaaatgaccaattttattgtaatttgttTGAAGGAGATGAAATGCTAAAAGGGCAAAACTTTCTAACAGTGACAATATTGAGAGTCCTTTAAGGTTTAGCGGAGAGAACGAAGAAAATGCAATTTATATGGAGAATAAAGAATAACAGAATGAATATCTTCACATATAGAGTTAGATTTATATAATCCAACACCCTTAAGAAAAAATTGCCAATTTTAACTTGAGAGATAATTATTGAAAGGGGGCTTGTTAGAAATACTACTAGTAATTTGAATTTTCTAAGAGATGAGAActctatatattttttgcattaTACATTACACTAAGAATTTACTAAGGGCTTGTTTGGTTGCTTGCATTTCAAAATACAttgtaagtcaaattacatgtaattgaaattactgtattttcACTAACAtcatggttgtttggttgcatgtaactgaaaatactgTAATTACTTTtccagtgtttggtttgatgtaagttgtgGGTTAACATCACCATGTCAAGTAAGTGGTGAGATtaccattttttaaattttttttttaaattttataattttcttcaatatttcattcttttaactAATTGGGGAAGAATTTTGGAAATGAGGGAATGTACACAATACTTGGATTTAATCAGATCCAATTTGAGGGATTTTGTAGGTTCATTAATCAGCTCCCTAATTGtttcataacaaaatattaatcaaatgatctatttaataaaatagatagaaTAATGAAACGGTGGCAAAATAAAATAGGTTTTATTAATAAAGGCAATCTCACATGCATCACAGGGTCTTCTACAATGAGatcttaataattaaaaaaagagtatTTATTTACAATCAATGAATGGCTTTCAACAAAATAACACTAACAAACTATAGACAATCAACAGAATTAGACAGTGCTTTACAAATTTGTTAGATTTCTGAGATTGCCTAATGAATCTAGCAACTCTCAAGAGAAGAAATTTCCTGAAATAAGATTGCAGGAAAGAAAATGCAGCATGTAAGTTGTTAACTCTTGGTCAAAATTATACACAAACAATACATTGCTAGCAACGAAGCCTCATCAAAAAGAGAAAACCATTGCCCCAtcccataaaaaattatacacaaACAATAATCTTGGTCGAAATTcggaacaaaataaataaatgaatagacGTGAAAATCAAAAAGAGAAAATCATTGCCTCATCTCCATTGGCAGCAACGAAGCCCCATCCTTCCCGACAACCAATGGAGCCTCATCTCCATTGGTAGCAACGAAGCCCCATCCTCCCCATCATCGGAATCGGCGAAGCGATTAGGCTGGTCAGGGTGCATGATGTGGGCTAAAGGTTATCTTGGAGCCGGCTCTAGAAGGAAAGGACGAGTTTCTTAAGGCCTCGGAGGTCGAGGATGACGGCGGTGCCCCTATTCTTGGCAGACTTCTTGATGGCCTCGAGGAGGGAAAGGTCGACGCCGTTCTCTACAGTGGTGTCGCCCGCGTCTAGAAGTCCGAGGCCTACTCCTTTAGACTCGTCTTCTCATAGATGCTCACTAGGAAGTTGTCGGAGGGCGACACCGTCGGCTTTGTCACCGGAGGATTGATGGCTGACGGGAGCTTGTTGGATGGGTGGGCTGCTGCTTGGATGTGTCGAAGAGATTGTGAGACGAGAGAGTGGTGGTGTTGCCTTTGTGAGAGAGTGAGTGTAAGGGATAAAGTTATGcagtatttcaacttacagccaATTtggctgtaagttgaaatgctgcAAAATGGGCTTATTATGTAACTTGTTTTACATGTAATTGAGGGTTTTGCAACAAGCCAAACTTCAAAAAGTAGCTTTTATAtgtaaaacattttacattACACCTACttatatcaaaccaaacaccccctaaatGGAGAAAAACATGATAGAAGTGGCTAGTGTACTAAAAGGAattatataaagtttttttgcttttgttgcaagttgttttcaaattcatatttaagTTCTCAACTAGTTAATGATGTTGTGAAGATTGGAAACATTTTAGTGCTAAATTCAAGCAACGTAATATATCTAATTAACACGTTCTT from Dioscorea cayenensis subsp. rotundata cultivar TDr96_F1 chromosome 7, TDr96_F1_v2_PseudoChromosome.rev07_lg8_w22 25.fasta, whole genome shotgun sequence carries:
- the LOC120265422 gene encoding uncharacterized protein LOC120265422; amino-acid sequence: MPIKKKQSNEGDNSIRLQIIPQPSEASTKLNGSGGSFFEPRAEGSNRSNPTSTEPRAADSQYRNFWDKAPEKKLTLFALRLAVLEKAASGLGALGFIWATVVLLGGFATSMVNKDFWFVTVILFTEGARIFSRSHELELQHQTTWTIADAGKHSLRAIASSSRFFMRVIKAIFQQLSAIKSENQLQKHITDDIQMIAHTPVLPHTGQQTWISSDVTLMLYTNWVVLSKNISRVLYWLQLLSAVACMTLSLMRLVQQNYGEDQPGTENRKPALNLFYGLALAEALMFLLEKAYWEWTISICKLLEQVKQECEFGTADIGIVPIKRFLYDAYSSCINGSVFDGLKMDLVSFAGELLDSDFHDEQLIGLQILQKFAKSDRFSSDTLRKIGTSTSMMERLIDMLSWKNPAKEKIRRLAAEIVSKLAGKKQNALRVAGIPASMECVSSLLYTGRKLDNKPYEIWGRDIVADQTNYEFSAFNLLGLLILKKLANDHENCWRIGNTRGLLAKIIDFTSTGEQLLRNDHATESQIKAVKRSLQVAKKLVSTTGETGKMLRREISNIVFTVSNIRDILEYGENHMLLQMQGIEMLTSLAMDQDAREKIGSTGGIIRLLLSIFFKPRLTQKENKLCVEAGETLALLTLESMQNSKHILNEKGVVDQLVDLLTDPVLQINSSRILRNLCAYSGSENFFCLRGVTVAAPTVLHSIMVEDGKLLQESIGLTMQIFRFMTPEEQDKELKRACISATNFAKKLLEILEKYNAPCVKVPRIRRFVIELVIWLMKSHEKYRQLFRKFEMDRAIKSVAETTSELECFPVFSGSIGLNRHDISLSSLADVALELLMNMKSKI